The genomic stretch TTCCCATCAAGGCCAAGGATAAATTCTCCGAGAAAAATGCGGGTCTCTGGATGGCGTTTTCGGGCGACAGCCTTAAGGGAAGGCATGAATCTTAAGGCGCCAAGGCTGATCCAAGCCACGGTAGCGCCAGCCAGATAATCCTTCAGGAGGACAAGGGTTTTCTGGTATCCCTTTTGCCAGCCAGGATAGTAGATCAGGGGATCAAAGTGGAAACCCAGAGGATATCCTGCTTCCGCGGCTCGAACTGCCGCCTGAAGGCGCTCTTCAAGGGACGGGGTCCCTTTCTCTTCGGACTCAGATATCTCAGGGCTATTAAGAGACCAAGAAAGAAAGGTCCTTTTTCGGTGAGGCAATTGGAGGAGGTGATCAATAAAGACGGATTTGGTCTTCAGCTCTAGGCAGGCGTTGTCAAGGTCAGAGAAGGTTTCCACCAGAAGAGGGGCCAATTCGGTGATGGGTTCAAGGCCCAGGCTGTCCATAAACTCTCCGGTGCCGATACGAAAAAACCTATTTCTCTGGGCCGTTATCTCCCTTTGGGCCTGTTTGATTATCTCTGGGGCATTAGTAAAGACCGTCAGATAAGGATTGCTGAGATAGACCTGAAGGATACAGTACGTGCAATCAAAGGGGCAGCCACTTCCGAGATGAAGGATCTGGTAGCCACAGCAGATATATCTTTTTGTCCCCGGGCAGGGGCGAAGGGCTCTTCCCTCGCCGAGGGTCATAAAGAGACGCCTTTTCCCAAAATCGAAGGGATCCCCCTTAGGGAGGGGAGGGGAGGAGACAAGCCTAACCGGGACCCATCTTTGACGGTCCAGAATTTTGGCACAAATGGGTGCCTCTTTAACCCTGGGGTCAAGAAAAATGCCTTGAAGGGTCAGGGGTCTCAACGGCTTTCCTGATTGCCTTTAAGACATTGGGCAAATTGCCGCCATTTATTTTCTAAGTCATCCATGTTTCGGAAGGAAAGGGAAAGGGTACACTCATCGCTTTCAAAGGCCGGGGGAGGCTTGATTCGGATACCTGGCGACTTGAGCCGACGGCAAAAATCCATGAAGCGTTCTTCCAGCTCCGAGAGGCGAGGGTAACGGCGGCGTTTAAGCCAGTAAAAGAACCTCTCTCCTCGTTCTTTGGGAGAAAGATCGCTGGTCAAAATCTGATTGGCCTCCGGAGAGGTAATAATTTCGTGGACCGGATGGTCTTCTATCTGGGCGAGATCCCGGAGCATCTCCAGTATCTCCCGCTGGCGGCTATAGGAGGGGGAGATTTTCTTGAAGAGTTCAAAGACCGCCTGGCGCTCTTCTTCAGAGAGCTGGAGGAGATCGGGGACTATATTTTCATTGAGACGACCCTGAGCTAAGGCCTCTTTAAGGGGGAGTTCAAGGAAGGCCACCGTTCGCAAGAATTCAAGATTTCTCGGATGGGGTTTAAAGCCCAGAGCAGGAAGGATTCCCTTGAGAACCTCTTCTTCCGGAAGATAATCCAGAAACCTGAGGGTCAGATGGGCCTTCTCTACTAGATTTAAGCCCCGCCCGCAGAGATTTTCGTGAAGGACAATCATCAGGGCACAGAGATCGTCGATCAAGGGAGGAAGGATAAGGCAGGAAACCCTGGCGAGACCCAATTCCCGGGCGCAAAGGAGACGTTTGTATCCGGTTACTACTTGATAGCTCCGAGGATCCTTTTGACGCAGGGTAGGGGGATTAATTATTCCCAGAAGGTCAATGGAGGCTTTAAGTGGGGTCAAGTCAAAACCAAAGCTGATGACAAATGTATGATCTTCTAAGTCGATTTCTTCAATTGGAATACTTCTATAACGCATTGTCCCCGAAATCCTCCCCCGTAAGGCGTCTTAGGGCCTCAATGTACCTGTTTCTCGTTTTTTTGACAATATCTTCTGGTAGCTCCGGGGCAGGGGGGCGCTTATTCCATCCGATAGAAACCAACCAATCCCTGAGAAACTGTTTATCGAAGCTTTTTTGAGGTCGGCCGGGTTCATACTCTTCCCGAGGCCAGAAGCGAGAAGAATCCGGGGTGAGGACTTCGTCGATAAGGATAAGCTCACCATCCTTGAGACCGAATTCAAACTTGGTATCAGCAATGATGATACCCCTTTCTTCGGCATAAGTAGAGGCCTTTAAATAGATAGCAAGAGAGATATCCCGGACTTTGTTGGCCATATCTTGGCCGATTATTTCAGCCATTTGGGAAAAGGTGATATTTTCATCGTGTTCTCCCTGGGCGGCTTTGGTAGAGGGGGTAAAGATAGGCTCGGGAAGACGATCAGATTCCCGGAGGCCCGGGGGAAGTTTAAGCCCACATACTTCTCCCTCCCTTTTGTAAGAAGCCCAGGCCGATCCAGAAAGATAACCCCTGACGATACATTCTACCGGCAGGGGATCAGCCTTGACCACCAACATACTCCGCCGGGATAGTTCTTCTCGATAAGGGAGACAAGATGCAGGATAAGCATTGACATCAGCGGTTACCAGATGATTGGGCACAATATCCTTAAGGTAGTCAAACCAGAAAAGGGACATCTGGGTGAGGACTTTCCCCTTGTCAGGAATAGGGGTGGGCATAACGACATCATAGGCAGAGATTCGATCGGTAGCTACCAGGAGAAGATAGTCATCAATCTCGTAGAGATCACGCACCTTGCCTCGATGAACAAGTTTAAGTCCCGGAAAGTTTGTCTCAAAGACCACCATTTGTGATCCTCCTAGCCAGCCATTTTGGCCAGTCGGCGGGTTTTCTTTTTGAGCTGAATCGCCTTACGACGATATCTCTGCCAGAGGAGTTTATCCCCCTTGGCCTTGGCCTCTTCAGCTAGACGGCGTAGTTCTTTAATCTTGGCTTTAAGCTCCCTCATGGAGCCAGCCTTGGGAGACCTTTCGTCCTTGATACCCCAGACCTCCTTAATCGCCGCTATGAGTTCTTCCTTGTTCATAGCGTGAACACCGGTTATCTCCGGTATTTCCATAGCGATGGCCCTAAGTTCTTTGACGGTCATCTTTTCCAGGGGTTTTTCTAGCTTCTTGGCCTCTTCACTCATCTTCCAAAGCCTCCTTGTTTTTATGTCTGGGTTGGCCTTTTATACCCCAATGGAGGCGTCTTTCAACCCTTGCCCTTATAAGATGGGGGCACCAAGTAGTCGCTCTCATTAGTAAATAAAAAAGGGGGGTGTCTTGGACACCCCCCCTTTTGTTGGGGAGAAGGTCGGTTTAGGAGTTTTGTGAAGGGCTTGTTGACGTATAGTTGATGGCCGGGATGATCTTATTTACCAGCCAGAAGAAGATAAAAGGCATTATGCCCACCAAAAGGGCTCCGAAAAGTCCCTCTTTGAAGGTTTCCCAATTGTGAGGGATGATGGGCAGGTGGTAGTGCATATAGCCGGCAAAAGAGAGAGAAAAAGCCTGACCGCCGATAACAACATTCCAGCGCATCATAAAGACTCCAAAGAGGATGAGAATCAGGGCTACCACTACGCGGCGAATGGTCAATCTGGGTAAAAGCAGAAGTATTAAGGGCACGAGATTACCAAGACCATACTGGAGGATAAATATATTAACGAAATCTTTACCATACATAACAGAGCGAAGGATCTCCCAGGATTTAAGGGCCGTGTAGCCTCTAAAGATGAGGTCAAGAAGCTCAAGGGAGATGGCGGCCACCAGAAAGCCCAAAAGATAGCGGGAGGCCTTCTTGATGATGTCCATTTCTACACCGCCGATTTCCTGAGCCCTTAGTTCTCCGGCCCCTCCTGGACGACGGCTGCGATACTGGCGCCACTCCATAATCACAATATAGGTGAGCATACAAAGGGCAATACCAGAGACTACCGCCGACATAATGAAGATCACCGGCATAAGGGGAGACATCCAGAGGGCGTTAGCTTTAACCGAACCAAAGATAAACCCGGCATAACCATGGAGAAAACAGGCCACCGGGATGCCCACTCCGGCTAGGATCTTGACCGCCTTCTTATCCACAGAGATGGATTGGGGGCTTATATCATATGAGCCCAGGGTAAGAAGGCGATAGATAAAGGCCTTTATCTGGTTACCCAGACCCGGTTTTCCTTTAAGTTCTTGGGCTTGAGAGATAAAGAATGTTCGATAGGCAAACCAGATCTCACTAAAAACTATAAGGGTATAGGTTGAGAGAACAAACCCAAAGGCTGAGATAGCTGAAGTAAAGTGGGGAGTCAGGAGCGGATGAATGGCCCTTGTCGGTTGCTGGAGATGGAGGAGAAGTGGCATCGGGACCACCGGAATAAGGGCTAGCGAAAAGATTAAGGAAAACTTGGCCAGATCCTTAAGATCCTTTTGGCCAAAAACATGATACAGCGAGGAGAGGACAAAGGCCCCGGCCACCAGACCTGTCATATAGGGATACATGACGATCTGGATGCTCCAGTAAATAAATTCATTAGGATAGACAAAAAGTTCCTTAGTTGTCCACTCAGCCCCGTGTACAAAAAGCTCTTGCATGGCTATCACCTCACATTGAAATCAAAACCGATGTAATAGACTTGTGGTTTGGTGCCGTATTCATCTTTAAGAACAGCTACCCTTTGGGTAAGGACAATTTTGGTTACCGGGTCATTGGGGTCCTTAAGGTTGCCTATCATTCGAGCTCCAAAGGGACAGGCCTGGACACAGGCGGTTTTCATGCCTTTGCTGATTCGGTGGTAGCAGAAGGTGCATTTATCGGCCACCTTATAGACCGGATGAAAGAAGCGAACCCCATAAGGGCAGGCCATGATACAGTAACCACAGCCAATGCACCACTTGCGATCAATCAGGACCACTCCTTCAGGGGTCTGGTAGGAGGCCCCTACAGGACAGACCTGGACACAGGCCGGGTTTTCACACTGATTACAAAGCTTGGGAACAAAAAAGGCCTTGGTGATTTCCTCAGGAGGAATAACCTCTTCCCGAATCTTGGGAGAGGTAAAGCCATCCCTTCCTCCCTTGGGGGTGTCAATATGGGCCTTTCCATCTTTGGTAATGACATAACGCTCTACCCAGGTTCTGGTGATGGGGGCGTCATAGGGAACTTCATTTTCCTTTTTGCAGGCTTTAACACAAAAGCCGCAGCCGACACATTTTGTGGTGTCCACCACAAAGGCCCACCGGATTCGGCTCCCCTTAATGGAGGCCCGAACCTCGGCCGGACTCAAAAAACGAAAGGCGCTCAAGGGAACAGTGGCCGCCAGGGTTCCGGCCAGTGCCTTGAGAAATTTCCGTCTAGAGCTCATGGTTATTCCTCCAGGTTAGGATTGTGGGGATTATGACACTCACTGCAAGCTGCCTCGGGATTGTGTTCTTGAGGGTCGATTCCCGGTAGTTGTCCCCTTTTGTTGGGGTAGGGGAGTTTGGCGTGACAGCGTAGACAAAGGGCCCGACTGGTGTCTATGGGCAAGGTCTCAGGATCATCAGGGTGATTAAGGGCCGGGCCGTGGCAATTTTCACACTGGATTATGCGGTGTTTGGACTTTTCGTGTTCTTCGTAGTTTTCTGGATGACATTCAGCGCAGGTTTGTTGACCTTTATATTTTACAGTGAAAGCCTTCCACTCATCAATGTTGCTAAGTCTAAAGAAACCATAGGTGAAATTGCGTCCATGGATACCAAAATCGGGAGGAGTTAGGAAAAACCTGACGATTAAAAGTACAATGATCAAGCCTAAAGCCAGAAATACCGGTCTCAAGTAGTGACGACTCTTCATATCTCATCTCCACCATGTGTCTTTTTTTACAATCCCGGACAGCTATAGCGTTGTTTACCTAAAGCAGGCGAAATGGCTTGTCAAGTATAAGAAATTATTTGTCTCTTTCTGTTAAAGAATAGATTAAATTTGTCTGACACTTTATAATCGCCTTTTCTTTTATAAGAAGATATCCATTAATTTGACATTGAAGGTTTTAAGGCAGAGACAATATTTTTCTCTGAAAAATTTTTGGATTCCTTTTTTGGAGAAGAAACAGGATTTGTTTTTGGGGCCCCTATATTATAAGGATAGGTTTCCAGGTTGGTTGTTTGGGAGTAATATTGTTGCAAAAGAAAGCATTTCATCTCATCCTACGGTTGCCTTTTGAAAAAAGGCTTCGAATTCTTTAAAGAAAGAAAAAATATTTAAATAATATTGGTTTCTTTTATGGCCAGAATATCTATTGATAAGGCTTTGTCTTGGGTTCTCAGGCACAGTGGACAACTACATCCTGGGGAGTGTCTTGACCTTCTCTGTAAAAAGCGTAACCGACTCATTAGAGTGGTGCGGACGAAAGAAGGGTTTCGCTTGGAGGAAAGGGGCTTTTTTAAGGAGGACTTTTTTACTCAAGGCGGCAAGGAGTTTCAAAAACTCCTTGAAAGATTGATCCTAAGAGAATTTCCTCGTAGTCATATGCTTTGGGCCTTTAAACGGCGGGCCTGATAAAAGAAAATTTATGGAGGCGGCGCGGGGATTCGAACCCCGGAATAACGGTTTTGCAGACCGTCGCCTTAGCCGCTTGGCTACGCCGCCAGGATGGGCACCTTTTCTTGGTGGCGGTGCAGGGACTCGAACCCCGGACTCTGCGGATATGAGCCGCATGCTCTAACCAACTGAGCTACACCGCCGAAGCCGGTATAAGTTGAGCCAATTTTTGATCCCTTGTCAAGACCTACACCAGCCCCAATAATGAAAGACACAGCAAATTTTACAGGGGGTAAGGCGTTGGCTTTTTTGAAATTTATTCGTCTGGTGGTCAAAAAGTTTCTGGCTGACAGGTGTCTTATAAGTGCTCAAGCCCTAACCTATATGACCATGTTTTCCCTTATCCCGGTCCTGGCTATCGGCCTGGCTATCGTTAAACTTTTTGGGGGATTCTCTCAAATCGAGGATCTTATCTATCAATATATCTCTGAGATTCTTAATCCTGGAGCCCTAGAAAGGGTCTCTAGTGTAATCAAGGACCTGACGATTAAGGCCCAAAATGCCCCCCTCGGGTCGGCCAGTATGATAATTCTGGCCATCATGGCCTTTTTCTTTCTTACCGAGCTGGAGGATATCCTCAATTTTATCTGGAGGACGGAAGAAAGAAGGCCCCTTTTTACCCGTATCGTTATCTACTGGACAGGCTTTACCCTTGGTCCTTTGCTTATTGCCGTGCCTCTTTTGGTCATGGTCTATTTTATCCATTTTTGGGTGAGCAAAGGCCTAGTTTACTCTACTGCTCTTAAGGTTATACCTTACGTCTCCATGTTCATTCTCCTGTGGGGGATCTTCTACTACCTTCCAGCTATTCGAGTAAGACCGGGGGCGGCGGCTTTGGGGGCCTTGGTTGGCGATATTCTCTGGCAGGCTGCGGCCTGGGGATATGCCCTTTATACAGCCAAAGTAGTTACCTACTCTAAGCTTTATGGCTCCCTTTCTGTTATCCCCCTTTTTATGCTCTGGCTCTTTGTTTCCTGGGCCGTTATTCTCTTTGGGGCTGAAGTGGCCTATGTTTTTCAATATCGCCGGCGCCTTTTTTATGCTGAAGGCCTCAAGGAGGAGCCAGACAGCCTGGAGCTCTGTGCCCTTCTTGTGGGGGTCTCAGCGGCCGAGCCCTTTGTTCTTGGACGCCCTGGACCTACGGTAGCCGAGATTGTTGAGGCCTATGGCCTACCGGTGGCCTTGGTGGAAAAAGTCGTCTCCCGTCTGATGAGGGCCGGTTTTCTTATCAAGGAAGCCACAGAGGAACGTCTTCTTCCCGCTTGTGATCCCGAGAAAATCAGGATAAAAGACCTCCTCGCGGCGGTGACTGCTCTGCCAAATTTTGAGGCCCTTCCCCCTCCAGAAGGCCAGAGGACAGCCCAGGTACTGAACCTCTGGCAGAAGATGAGGGAAAACCCTTGGGGGGAGATGAGGCTCAAGGATTTAGTGCACCGGATTACTCAGGCGAAGGGGGATGACCATGAAAAAGAGTCAAAAGACCTACCGGTGTAAGGTTTGCCGTCAACCCACGGCCATCTACCTTCGGGAACATCGCCTGGCCCTCTGTAAAGATGATTACATCGCCTGGTTTGAGCGACAGGTGGCCCGGACAATTCGGCAATTTAAAATGTTTGGTCCCCGGGATCGAATTTTAGTGGGGGTCTCAGGGGGTAAAGATAGCCTCACCGTTTGGCTGGTCCTTAACCGTCTTGGTTATCAGGCTGATGGGGTCTTTCTGGATCTAGGAATTCCGGATTTTTCTGAACTCTCTTATCTGAAGGGGCGGGATTTTGCCGCCATCCATGGCCTTAAGTTCCAGCGTCTTTTCCTAAAGGATCTTATCGGGTTGGTTTTACCCGATCTGGAAAAAAAGACCCGCAAGGTCTGTTCTCTTTGTGGCTCCATAAAAAGGGCCCTCTTTAATAAACTGGCCAAGGAGATGGGGTACCAAGTGGTGGTTACCGGACACAACCTAGATGATGAGGCCTCAAGCCTTCTTTCTAATGTTATCAACTGGAGCCTTAAGTACCTGGCCCGAAAATACCCTGTCCTTCCTGAAGGGGCTGGTTTTGTTCGCAAGGCCAAACCTCTCTGCCGCTCCAGCGTTCGGGAGATTCGTCTTTATGCCGAACTCAACGACATAGACTTTTTGGCTGATCCCTGTCCTTTCTCCGAGAATGCCACCCGTCTGACCTACGCCGAGGAGATGGATCGTCTGGAAGAGGTCTTTCCGGGGACCAAACGTCGTTTTTATCTTGAGTACCTTCGCAAGGCCTATCCCATCTTCCATCGGGACGTTGACCATTTTATGGAGCGCCCCCTGGTTACCTGCTCCCGCTGTCAGGAGCCGGCGGTGAATGATCCCTGTCTTATTTGTCGTCTCCGGGCCGAAGCCGGCCTTTCTTAGCCAGCTTCGTTAGCCTGTCGGCCATTCGAAGGGGTTCCGGGAGCCGGTAACGAGGGCTAAGTTTAAGGACGATCTGGACAGCTTCGGCCAAGGTTATTAGATGTCCGGGAGAAACAAAGACTGGCCGTACCCTGGCTCTGGTGCGGACAACCATCCCCACGGGCCGGTGGTGTAAAAAAA from Thermosulfuriphilus ammonigenes encodes the following:
- a CDS encoding SPL family radical SAM protein, producing MTLGEGRALRPCPGTKRYICCGYQILHLGSGCPFDCTYCILQVYLSNPYLTVFTNAPEIIKQAQREITAQRNRFFRIGTGEFMDSLGLEPITELAPLLVETFSDLDNACLELKTKSVFIDHLLQLPHRKRTFLSWSLNSPEISESEEKGTPSLEERLQAAVRAAEAGYPLGFHFDPLIYYPGWQKGYQKTLVLLKDYLAGATVAWISLGALRFMPSLKAVARKRHPETRIFLGEFILGLDGKMRYLRPIRVEMYRRLYAELKEIFPETTIYLCMESELVWREALGMNPRQAGGLAQMLDNAARRVIYD
- a CDS encoding ParB/RepB/Spo0J family partition protein, producing MRYRSIPIEEIDLEDHTFVISFGFDLTPLKASIDLLGIINPPTLRQKDPRSYQVVTGYKRLLCARELGLARVSCLILPPLIDDLCALMIVLHENLCGRGLNLVEKAHLTLRFLDYLPEEEVLKGILPALGFKPHPRNLEFLRTVAFLELPLKEALAQGRLNENIVPDLLQLSEEERQAVFELFKKISPSYSRQREILEMLRDLAQIEDHPVHEIITSPEANQILTSDLSPKERGERFFYWLKRRRYPRLSELEERFMDFCRRLKSPGIRIKPPPAFESDECTLSLSFRNMDDLENKWRQFAQCLKGNQESR
- a CDS encoding phosphoribosylaminoimidazolesuccinocarboxamide synthase, translating into MVVFETNFPGLKLVHRGKVRDLYEIDDYLLLVATDRISAYDVVMPTPIPDKGKVLTQMSLFWFDYLKDIVPNHLVTADVNAYPASCLPYREELSRRSMLVVKADPLPVECIVRGYLSGSAWASYKREGEVCGLKLPPGLRESDRLPEPIFTPSTKAAQGEHDENITFSQMAEIIGQDMANKVRDISLAIYLKASTYAEERGIIIADTKFEFGLKDGELILIDEVLTPDSSRFWPREEYEPGRPQKSFDKQFLRDWLVSIGWNKRPPAPELPEDIVKKTRNRYIEALRRLTGEDFGDNAL
- a CDS encoding Rho termination factor N-terminal domain-containing protein, giving the protein MSEEAKKLEKPLEKMTVKELRAIAMEIPEITGVHAMNKEELIAAIKEVWGIKDERSPKAGSMRELKAKIKELRRLAEEAKAKGDKLLWQRYRRKAIQLKKKTRRLAKMAG
- the nrfD gene encoding NrfD/PsrC family molybdoenzyme membrane anchor subunit; protein product: MQELFVHGAEWTTKELFVYPNEFIYWSIQIVMYPYMTGLVAGAFVLSSLYHVFGQKDLKDLAKFSLIFSLALIPVVPMPLLLHLQQPTRAIHPLLTPHFTSAISAFGFVLSTYTLIVFSEIWFAYRTFFISQAQELKGKPGLGNQIKAFIYRLLTLGSYDISPQSISVDKKAVKILAGVGIPVACFLHGYAGFIFGSVKANALWMSPLMPVIFIMSAVVSGIALCMLTYIVIMEWRQYRSRRPGGAGELRAQEIGGVEMDIIKKASRYLLGFLVAAISLELLDLIFRGYTALKSWEILRSVMYGKDFVNIFILQYGLGNLVPLILLLLPRLTIRRVVVALILILFGVFMMRWNVVIGGQAFSLSFAGYMHYHLPIIPHNWETFKEGLFGALLVGIMPFIFFWLVNKIIPAINYTSTSPSQNS
- a CDS encoding 4Fe-4S dicluster domain-containing protein, with protein sequence MSSRRKFLKALAGTLAATVPLSAFRFLSPAEVRASIKGSRIRWAFVVDTTKCVGCGFCVKACKKENEVPYDAPITRTWVERYVITKDGKAHIDTPKGGRDGFTSPKIREEVIPPEEITKAFFVPKLCNQCENPACVQVCPVGASYQTPEGVVLIDRKWCIGCGYCIMACPYGVRFFHPVYKVADKCTFCYHRISKGMKTACVQACPFGARMIGNLKDPNDPVTKIVLTQRVAVLKDEYGTKPQVYYIGFDFNVR
- a CDS encoding cytochrome c3 family protein gives rise to the protein MKSRHYLRPVFLALGLIIVLLIVRFFLTPPDFGIHGRNFTYGFFRLSNIDEWKAFTVKYKGQQTCAECHPENYEEHEKSKHRIIQCENCHGPALNHPDDPETLPIDTSRALCLRCHAKLPYPNKRGQLPGIDPQEHNPEAACSECHNPHNPNLEE
- a CDS encoding YhjD/YihY/BrkB family envelope integrity protein; the encoded protein is MAFLKFIRLVVKKFLADRCLISAQALTYMTMFSLIPVLAIGLAIVKLFGGFSQIEDLIYQYISEILNPGALERVSSVIKDLTIKAQNAPLGSASMIILAIMAFFFLTELEDILNFIWRTEERRPLFTRIVIYWTGFTLGPLLIAVPLLVMVYFIHFWVSKGLVYSTALKVIPYVSMFILLWGIFYYLPAIRVRPGAAALGALVGDILWQAAAWGYALYTAKVVTYSKLYGSLSVIPLFMLWLFVSWAVILFGAEVAYVFQYRRRLFYAEGLKEEPDSLELCALLVGVSAAEPFVLGRPGPTVAEIVEAYGLPVALVEKVVSRLMRAGFLIKEATEERLLPACDPEKIRIKDLLAAVTALPNFEALPPPEGQRTAQVLNLWQKMRENPWGEMRLKDLVHRITQAKGDDHEKESKDLPV
- a CDS encoding ATP-binding protein — protein: MKKSQKTYRCKVCRQPTAIYLREHRLALCKDDYIAWFERQVARTIRQFKMFGPRDRILVGVSGGKDSLTVWLVLNRLGYQADGVFLDLGIPDFSELSYLKGRDFAAIHGLKFQRLFLKDLIGLVLPDLEKKTRKVCSLCGSIKRALFNKLAKEMGYQVVVTGHNLDDEASSLLSNVINWSLKYLARKYPVLPEGAGFVRKAKPLCRSSVREIRLYAELNDIDFLADPCPFSENATRLTYAEEMDRLEEVFPGTKRRFYLEYLRKAYPIFHRDVDHFMERPLVTCSRCQEPAVNDPCLICRLRAEAGLS